In Triticum urartu cultivar G1812 chromosome 6, Tu2.1, whole genome shotgun sequence, the following proteins share a genomic window:
- the LOC125513777 gene encoding probable metal-nicotianamine transporter YSL12: MATGEEARERGAESAEMVPSWREQLTVRAFVVSALLAVLFSVIVMKLSLTAGIIPSLNISAGLLGFFFARLWAAAEARLGLPRRPFTRQENTVIQTCVVAAYGIAFSGGFGSYMFAMSSRIAGQATEANDAMNVKDPSLGWMIGFLFLVCFVGLFALVPLRKVMIIDYGLSYPSGTATATLINGFHTPQGAKDAKEQVKTLGRYSLFSFLWGFFKWFYTAGDDCGFESFPSLGLEAYERKFYFSFSPIYVGVGMICPYIINVSILLGGILSWGLMWPLIEKKKGSWYPATAKGSDLHGLQGYKVFISIAMILGDGFYNFVKVSLRMSTAFMAAARRKSTLPVSGSGDGPARSLDDDDLRRTEYFLRDQIPMGVALAGYVAVAAVSVGVVPKIFPQLKWYYILAVYGMAPVLAFCNAYGMGLTDWSLATTYGKLGIFVFGAWAGASHGGVIAGLAACGVMMTIVATAADLMQDFKTGYMTLASPRSMFISQVIGTAMGCVIGPCVFWLFYRAFDNVGLSGSDYPAPYAVVYRNMAIFGVQGFSSLPKHCLTLCCVVFAAAVVINLARDLAPEKVSRFMPVPMAMAIPFYLGSYFAIDMCVGSAILFVWERVDKAGADMFARSVASGLICGEGIWSMPQSVLALAKVQPPICMKFLSRSTNARVDAFIQTLSSKT; the protein is encoded by the exons ATGGCGACGGGCGAGGAGGCGAGGGAGCGCGGCGCGGAGTCGGCGGAGATGGTGCCGTCGTGGCGCGAGCAGCTGACGGTCCGGGCCTTCGTGGTGAGCGCGCTCCTGGCCGTGCTCTTCAGCGTCATCGTCATGAAGCTGAGCCTCACGGCGGGGATCATCCCCTCGCTCAACATCTCCGCGGGGCTGCTTGGCTTCTTCTTCGCCCGTCTCTGGGCGGCCGCCGAGGCCAGGCTGGGCCTGCCCCGCCGCCCCTTCACGCGGCAGGAGAACACCGTCATCCAGACCTGCGTCGTCGCCGCCTACGGCATCGCCTTCAGCG GTGGATTCGGCTCCTACATGTTTGCCATGAGCAGCAGGATCGCCGGCCAGGCGACGGAGGCGAATGACGCCATGAACGTCAAGGACCCCAGCTTGGGGTGGATGATCGGGTTCCTCTTCCTCGTTTGCTTCGTCGGCCTCTTCGCTCTGGTGCCCCTGAGAAAG GTCATGATCATCGACTACGGGCTGAGCTATCCGAGCGGCACCGCGACGGCGACCCTCATCAACGGATTCCACACTCCTCAGGGCGCCAAGGACGCAAA GGAGCAGGTGAAGACTCTTGGCAGGTACTCCCTCTTCAGCTTCCTCTGGGGCTTCTTCAAGTGGTTCTACACCGCCGGCGACGACTGCGGCTTCGAGAGCTTCCCCTCGCTGGGCCTCGAGGCGTACGAGAGGAAGTTCTACTTCAGCTTCTCTCCGATCTACGTCGGGGTCGGGATGATCTGCCCCTACATCATAAACGTCTCCATTCTCCTCGGCGGCATCCTTTCGTGGGGACTGATGTGGCCCCTGATagagaagaagaaggggagctggtaCCCGGCCACCGCCAAGGGCTCCGACCTCCATGGGCTGCAAGGCTACAAGGTCTTCATATCCATCGCCATGATTCTTGGTGACGGCTTCTACAACTTCGTCAAAGTCAGCCTGAGGATGTCCACGGCATTCATGGCAGCAGCCAGGAGGAAGAGCACACTCCCGGTGTCCGGTTCCGGTGATGGCCCGGCGAGGTCCCTGGACGACGATGACTTGCGTCGCACCGAGTACTTCCTCAGGGACCAGATCCCGATGGGCGTGGCGCTGGCTGGGTACGTCGCCGTGGCAGCCGTCTCCGTCGGCGTCGTCCCCAAGATATTCCCGCAGCTGAAATGGTACTACATCCTGGCCGTCTACGGCATGGCGCCGGTGCTGGCCTTCTGCAACGCCTACGGGATGGGCCTCACCGACTGGTCCCTCGCCACGACCTACGGGAAGCTCGGCATCTTCGTCTTCGGCGCGTGGGCCGGCGCCTCGCACGGCGGCGTCATCGCGGGGCTGGCCGCGTGCGGCGTCATGATGACCATcgtcgccaccgccgccgacctCATGCAGGACTTCAAGACCGGGTACATGACCCTGGCGTCGCCGAGGTCCATGTTCATCAGCCAGGTCATAGGCACGGCCATGGGCTGCGTCATCGGGCCCTGCGTCTTCTGGCTCTTCTACAGGGCGTTCGACAACGTCGGGCTGAGCGGCAGCGACTACCCGGCGCCCTACGCCGTCGTGTACCGCAACATGGCCATCTTTGGCGTCCAGGGCTTCTCCTCCCTGCCCAAGCACTGCCTCACCCTGTGCTGCGTGGTGTTCGCCGCGGCGGTCGTCATCAACCTTGCGCGAGACCTGGCGCCAGAGAAGGTGTCGAGGTTCATGCCCGTCCCCATGGCCATGGCGATACCGTTCTACCTCGGGTCGTACTTCGCGATCGACATGTGCGTCGGCAGCGCGATACTGTTCGTGTGGGAGAGGGTGGATAAGGCCGGGGCGGACATGTTCGCGCGCTCGGTTGCTTCGGGCTTGATCTGTGGCGAGGGGATCTGGAGCATGCCGCAGTCGGTGCTGGCTCTGGCCAAGGTGCAGCCTCCGATCTGCATGAAGTTCCTGTCCAGATCCACGAATGCTAGAGTGGATGCCTTCATCCAAACCCTCTCGTCCAAGACATAG